The following proteins come from a genomic window of Acetomicrobium thermoterrenum DSM 13490:
- a CDS encoding GspE/PulE family protein: MNNRDKQAERKPLLGRILLEQGYILPEQLEMALKEQTATNLRIGEILVKNGWVTEKDLAQAISKQTKYPFVSLSMFRPMQEAIDTIPESMAGRLEVVPLSIDENANKLTIAISDPFNILALDEIRMITGMDLDIMIATLSDIKRAIESFYSVKSSIDRALIEVVEEEGAEFDLSREEAVSIDDAPVVKLVNTILGQAVESGASDVHVEPFESETRVRYRIDGVLFDMLTFPKHLHPPVSSRIKIMSGMDIAEKRHPQDGRILLRAEGRRIDIRVSSLPAIYGEKLVMRLLDQATAMVGLEKLGLDTDERVVLDKIIKVPYGIILVTGPTGSGKSTTLYSILQTLNSYDVNITTVEDPVEYTIAGVNQVQINEKAGLTFDTVLRSILRQDPDIILVGEMRDTETAQLAVRAALTGHLVMSTLHTNDAPSSIIRMVDMGIPPFLVSSSVVAVMAQRLVRKLCPSCKVSYELPQDVAESLGLDGFTTVYKPGGCDECRGTGYRGRTAIFEIMPMTEEIRRAVMTGATSDDLRAMAIRQGMRTLRVSGAKKVKDGITSADEVLSVTL, translated from the coding sequence ATGAATAACAGGGACAAGCAGGCCGAGAGGAAGCCTCTTTTGGGCCGGATACTGCTCGAGCAGGGTTACATCCTGCCCGAGCAGTTGGAGATGGCCTTAAAGGAGCAGACCGCTACGAACCTGCGCATCGGCGAGATCCTTGTCAAAAACGGTTGGGTCACGGAAAAGGATCTAGCCCAGGCCATTTCAAAGCAGACGAAGTATCCCTTCGTTTCCCTTTCCATGTTTCGCCCCATGCAGGAGGCCATTGACACCATACCCGAGAGCATGGCCGGGAGGCTTGAGGTTGTTCCCCTTTCGATCGATGAAAACGCAAATAAGCTGACCATAGCAATCTCCGATCCCTTCAACATCCTGGCCCTCGATGAGATCAGGATGATAACGGGCATGGACCTTGACATCATGATCGCAACCCTTTCCGACATCAAGCGCGCCATAGAGTCCTTTTACAGCGTAAAATCAAGCATCGACAGGGCTTTAATCGAGGTGGTAGAGGAAGAAGGCGCCGAGTTTGACCTGTCGAGGGAAGAGGCCGTCTCCATAGACGATGCCCCCGTCGTCAAGCTCGTTAACACCATATTGGGGCAGGCCGTGGAAAGCGGCGCCTCCGACGTCCACGTGGAGCCCTTCGAGAGTGAGACGCGGGTCAGGTACAGAATAGACGGCGTCTTGTTCGATATGCTCACCTTTCCTAAACACCTTCACCCCCCTGTGTCGTCTCGAATAAAGATAATGTCGGGCATGGACATCGCAGAGAAGCGCCACCCTCAGGACGGCAGGATACTCCTTCGCGCAGAGGGTCGGCGCATCGATATAAGAGTATCAAGCCTTCCTGCCATTTACGGCGAAAAGCTGGTCATGCGCTTGCTCGATCAGGCCACAGCCATGGTGGGCTTGGAAAAGCTCGGACTGGATACCGATGAGAGAGTGGTCCTGGATAAGATCATAAAAGTACCTTATGGCATCATATTGGTCACGGGGCCGACGGGGAGCGGAAAATCGACCACCCTTTATTCGATACTACAGACCCTTAACTCCTACGACGTGAACATCACGACGGTGGAAGACCCCGTCGAGTACACCATTGCGGGAGTCAACCAGGTGCAGATAAACGAAAAGGCAGGCCTTACCTTCGACACGGTCTTGAGGTCCATACTGCGCCAGGACCCCGACATCATACTGGTGGGTGAGATGCGCGATACGGAAACGGCCCAGCTGGCCGTCAGGGCTGCCCTCACGGGACACTTGGTGATGTCGACGCTTCATACAAACGACGCCCCAAGCTCCATCATAAGGATGGTAGACATGGGAATTCCGCCCTTCCTGGTGTCCTCTTCCGTGGTCGCCGTGATGGCGCAGAGGTTGGTCAGAAAACTGTGCCCCAGCTGCAAGGTGTCTTATGAGCTGCCGCAGGACGTGGCCGAAAGTCTGGGCCTGGATGGCTTTACGACCGTTTATAAGCCCGGAGGCTGCGATGAATGCCGCGGCACAGGATACAGGGGAAGGACGGCAATTTTCGAGATAATGCCCATGACCGAGGAGATAAGGAGGGCCGTGATGACGGGAGCCACCTCCGACGATCTTCGGGCCATGGCCATTCGTCAGGGCATGAGAACCCTTCGAGTCTCGGGTGCCAAAAAAGTGAAAGACGGGATAACGAGCGCCGACGAAGTGCTGTCGGTGACACTGTGA
- a CDS encoding secondary thiamine-phosphate synthase enzyme YjbQ gives MAHTLRTKAREELIDISRTAEEDVRSSGIKEGLCVVYVPHTTAAVTINEDADPSVRKDILRQLKNLAPRKGEYSHLEGNSDAHIKSSLIGASQVIPIHDGRLMLGTWQGIFFCEFDGPRDRLFYVLLK, from the coding sequence ATGGCTCATACGTTGCGCACTAAGGCTCGCGAGGAGCTTATAGACATTTCGCGTACGGCGGAGGAGGACGTGAGGTCCTCAGGCATAAAGGAGGGCTTATGTGTGGTTTACGTCCCCCATACCACTGCGGCCGTTACGATAAACGAAGACGCTGATCCGAGCGTCAGGAAGGACATCTTGAGACAGCTTAAGAACCTGGCTCCGCGTAAGGGAGAGTATTCGCACCTCGAGGGCAACTCCGATGCCCACATAAAGTCTAGCCTCATCGGCGCCTCGCAGGTCATACCCATCCATGATGGTCGTTTAATGCTCGGTACTTGGCAGGGCATATTTTTCTGCGAGTTCGACGGACCGAGGGACAGGCTCTTTTATGTTTTATTAAAATAA
- a CDS encoding type II secretion system protein, whose translation MSEVFIKMLKKEKSRKGFTLIEVLIVIAIIGILTAGMTLAAGGSRDAAEATRIMSDLRNMKAAALMWMAENPTGYSNTDWTSLQGDPGPLNKYLDRPLDKNTMRFKFEEGSIVKSWTDSEQANETEDAWFLGYDLAASEEKYGEVRSGVKKNLAQQAKSAGLYGTNELDIASGANDPGYFKETDSKIYVIVQ comes from the coding sequence TTGAGCGAGGTATTTATAAAAATGTTGAAAAAAGAGAAATCTAGGAAAGGTTTTACACTAATCGAAGTCTTGATAGTTATAGCAATTATTGGAATATTGACGGCTGGGATGACACTTGCTGCAGGGGGAAGTAGGGACGCAGCCGAAGCGACGAGAATAATGAGCGACCTGAGGAATATGAAGGCGGCAGCTTTGATGTGGATGGCGGAAAATCCAACGGGTTATTCAAACACTGATTGGACAAGTCTTCAAGGTGACCCAGGCCCTTTAAATAAGTATTTAGATAGACCGCTGGATAAAAACACCATGCGTTTTAAATTTGAAGAAGGAAGTATAGTAAAATCCTGGACTGATTCAGAGCAAGCAAATGAAACGGAAGACGCATGGTTTCTGGGCTATGATTTAGCAGCATCAGAAGAAAAATATGGTGAAGTCAGAAGTGGCGTGAAGAAAAATTTAGCACAGCAAGCCAAATCTGCTGGACTGTACGGCACAAACGAGTTAGATATAGCGTCAGGCGCGAATGACCCCGGATATTTCAAAGAAACTGATTCTAAAATCTACGTAATCGTCCAATAG
- a CDS encoding type II toxin-antitoxin system PemK/MazF family toxin codes for MDEGKHRGVAVMSVLKRGMVIDIDLDPTKGSETGKVRPCVVVTNDVYNERVPVVQVVPVMAWSEKKARIITNVEIDPTPRNGLTKKSVADCLQTRPVDYAERLVRVRGELEEDVMSKIDEALKVVFGLDG; via the coding sequence ATGGACGAAGGCAAACACCGCGGAGTGGCCGTCATGAGCGTGTTAAAACGGGGAATGGTGATAGACATCGACCTTGATCCCACGAAGGGTTCCGAGACGGGGAAAGTTCGCCCCTGCGTGGTCGTTACCAACGACGTTTACAACGAGCGCGTTCCCGTCGTTCAGGTGGTGCCCGTAATGGCCTGGAGCGAAAAGAAGGCCAGGATTATCACAAACGTTGAAATAGATCCGACTCCCCGAAACGGACTGACCAAAAAATCCGTCGCTGACTGCCTGCAAACCAGGCCCGTCGATTACGCCGAGCGCCTTGTCAGGGTGCGCGGCGAGCTTGAAGAAGACGTGATGTCAAAGATCGACGAGGCCCTAAAGGTCGTCTTTGGCCTGGATGGATAG
- a CDS encoding type IV pilus twitching motility protein PilT encodes MSLRFGIQELFTEASRRNASDIHISVGFPPTFRIDEQLYPIDHPPLTTTDVRSILSRLISETQLERFYKERELDFSFNFSLANGEIVRFRGNCSFERGNLALALRLIPQRIRLIKHLLLPPQIQEVTKRRHGLFLVTGPTGHGKSTTLAAIIQEINLTRSCHIVTIEDPIEYIFTSAKSLIHQREVEVDTSSFAEALRRVLRQDPDVIMIGEMRDLETTRAAIMAAETGHLVLTTLHTPDAPQSIDRILDIFPPHQQEQVKLQLANILIGVCSQQLVPLPGGGRIVATELMWAVPAVRNCIRERKIHGLKSIIQTGLDQGMHTMDQDLARLVKEGKLPYDLAASYAFDLKDFNRVLHT; translated from the coding sequence ATGTCCTTGCGTTTCGGAATTCAGGAATTGTTTACTGAGGCTTCAAGGAGAAATGCCAGCGACATTCATATTTCGGTGGGTTTTCCTCCAACCTTTCGCATAGACGAACAGTTGTACCCGATCGACCATCCTCCTCTGACGACAACTGACGTCAGGAGCATATTGTCTCGCCTTATATCGGAAACCCAGCTTGAGCGTTTCTACAAGGAAAGAGAGCTGGACTTCAGCTTCAACTTTTCCCTCGCCAACGGGGAAATAGTCCGCTTTAGGGGCAATTGCTCTTTCGAGCGTGGTAACCTAGCTTTGGCCTTAAGGTTGATACCCCAGAGGATTCGCCTTATAAAACACCTTCTCCTTCCCCCTCAGATTCAGGAAGTCACAAAGAGACGCCACGGTCTCTTTCTCGTAACAGGGCCCACAGGGCATGGCAAATCCACGACTTTGGCAGCTATAATACAGGAGATAAACTTGACCAGGAGTTGTCATATAGTTACCATTGAGGATCCAATAGAATATATATTTACCTCGGCAAAGTCACTGATTCATCAGAGGGAAGTCGAGGTGGATACCTCAAGTTTCGCTGAGGCCTTGAGGAGGGTGTTGCGCCAGGACCCCGACGTGATAATGATCGGCGAAATGAGGGATTTAGAAACCACAAGGGCTGCAATAATGGCTGCGGAGACGGGACATCTCGTCCTTACGACGCTTCATACCCCCGACGCCCCACAGAGCATAGACAGGATCTTGGACATCTTTCCGCCCCATCAGCAGGAGCAGGTGAAGCTACAGCTCGCCAACATATTGATAGGAGTCTGTTCCCAGCAGCTCGTCCCTCTGCCAGGAGGCGGCAGAATAGTTGCTACGGAGCTAATGTGGGCTGTTCCTGCAGTGCGAAACTGCATAAGGGAAAGGAAAATCCACGGCTTGAAGAGCATCATACAGACTGGGCTTGATCAGGGCATGCACACCATGGACCAGGACTTGGCCCGGTTAGTGAAGGAAGGCAAATTGCCTTACGACCTGGCAGCTTCCTACGCCTTCGATCTCAAGGACTTTAACAGGGTTCTTCATACCTAA
- a CDS encoding type II secretion system F family protein, which translates to MAYRYRARSKEGKIVQGTLEAYSKEQVLQWLRERAYYPIEIGEIEVPVAKTLKARLETMSTVKLKDKAVFFRQLATMLDAGITLGMALDMLAEQTENKRFAEAIREVKTMVDRGTSLSAAMATRKEFSKLMVAIARAGEEGGVLESSLDRLATFLERQDELRKKIISASTYPAVVMGFAIIVVFLLVTLIMPRLADVFTDLSVELPLPTRLVLGFSLWLSSRWHLSLVAVLLLALTTYLFSRKKETKRKVDALKLGLPLFGDIWKKSVLARTFRTFAGLIQAGVPILSALEMTADVSGNAIVEAAFAQLAEKAKRGVALGETAKKIKVVPPLAAHMITIGEQTGRLEDMVDKVADWFEFELDEKIKRLTSIIEPVLIVFVGGVVALVVFAVFMPIIGSIQGLLNGI; encoded by the coding sequence ATGGCTTACAGGTATAGAGCAAGAAGTAAAGAGGGTAAGATTGTTCAGGGGACACTTGAGGCTTATTCGAAGGAGCAGGTGCTTCAATGGCTCAGGGAGAGAGCATACTACCCCATAGAGATAGGAGAGATTGAGGTACCCGTCGCCAAGACGTTAAAAGCCAGGCTTGAGACGATGTCGACCGTAAAGCTCAAGGACAAGGCCGTTTTCTTCAGGCAGCTGGCCACGATGCTCGATGCCGGCATAACCTTAGGCATGGCCCTTGATATGCTCGCCGAACAGACAGAAAACAAGCGCTTCGCCGAGGCCATTAGGGAAGTCAAGACCATGGTTGACAGGGGCACCTCTTTGAGTGCCGCCATGGCTACCAGGAAGGAATTTTCAAAGCTCATGGTGGCCATCGCCAGGGCAGGAGAAGAAGGCGGAGTGCTGGAATCGAGCCTGGACCGTCTTGCCACCTTCCTGGAGCGTCAGGACGAGCTCCGGAAAAAGATCATTTCGGCCTCGACCTACCCGGCAGTGGTCATGGGCTTTGCCATAATCGTAGTGTTTTTGCTGGTGACGCTGATAATGCCCCGACTTGCCGACGTCTTTACCGATTTAAGTGTGGAGCTTCCGCTGCCAACCAGGCTTGTTTTGGGCTTTTCGCTGTGGCTTAGCAGTCGCTGGCATTTATCCCTTGTGGCGGTCCTGCTTTTGGCCTTAACCACATATCTTTTTTCAAGAAAGAAAGAGACTAAGAGGAAGGTTGACGCTTTAAAGCTCGGGTTGCCGCTTTTTGGCGACATATGGAAAAAATCTGTTTTGGCAAGAACGTTTAGGACTTTTGCCGGACTTATCCAGGCGGGTGTTCCCATACTTTCTGCCCTTGAGATGACAGCAGATGTGTCGGGAAACGCCATTGTGGAAGCCGCCTTCGCCCAGCTGGCAGAAAAGGCAAAAAGAGGAGTTGCTCTGGGCGAGACGGCCAAAAAAATAAAGGTCGTACCTCCCCTGGCAGCTCATATGATAACCATAGGGGAGCAGACCGGCAGGCTAGAAGATATGGTAGACAAGGTTGCGGATTGGTTTGAGTTCGAGCTCGACGAGAAGATAAAGCGTCTCACCTCCATAATCGAGCCCGTGCTCATTGTCTTCGTCGGAGGTGTGGTTGCACTGGTCGTATTTGCAGTTTTTATGCCCATAATCGGTTCGATTCAGGGTTTACTGAATGGGATATAA